Proteins found in one Roseovarius pelagicus genomic segment:
- a CDS encoding 3-keto-5-aminohexanoate cleavage protein: MSKPVIITCAPTGGIHTPTMSEHLPITPTEIAQASIEAAEAGASIIHLHARNPEDGRPDADPELFMDFLPRIKQATNAVMNVSTGGGLGMTREQRLRAALRASPEMASMNMGSMNFGIFPMKDKYSDWKHAWEPEFLDMTRDFIFRNTFADIEFAMKELGEGHGTKFEFEIYDLGHLYNLAWCIDQGWIKPPFFLQMVFGILGGVGADLDNLMHMHTIAEKLFGAEYEWSVLAAGRHQMPFTTQSALLGGNLRVGLEDSLYIGPGQKATSSAQQVRKIRQIIENLGLTIATPDEARMRLGLKGGDQVAF, encoded by the coding sequence ATGAGCAAACCGGTCATCATCACATGCGCGCCCACAGGTGGCATTCACACGCCCACTATGTCCGAGCATCTGCCAATCACACCGACCGAAATCGCGCAGGCCAGCATCGAGGCCGCCGAGGCCGGCGCGTCGATCATCCACCTGCATGCCCGCAATCCAGAGGACGGCAGGCCGGACGCCGATCCTGAACTCTTCATGGATTTCCTGCCGCGCATTAAACAGGCGACGAATGCCGTGATGAACGTCTCGACCGGCGGGGGACTGGGCATGACGCGAGAACAACGGTTGCGCGCTGCACTGCGTGCCAGCCCGGAAATGGCGTCAATGAACATGGGGTCGATGAATTTCGGGATTTTCCCCATGAAGGACAAGTATTCGGACTGGAAACACGCCTGGGAACCCGAGTTTCTGGACATGACGCGCGATTTTATCTTTCGCAACACGTTCGCCGACATCGAATTCGCGATGAAGGAATTGGGCGAAGGACATGGCACAAAGTTCGAATTCGAGATCTACGATCTGGGCCATCTCTACAATCTGGCCTGGTGCATTGATCAGGGCTGGATCAAACCACCCTTTTTCTTGCAGATGGTGTTTGGCATTCTGGGGGGCGTCGGCGCGGATTTGGACAATCTGATGCACATGCACACCATTGCCGAGAAACTCTTTGGCGCCGAATACGAATGGTCGGTTTTGGCAGCGGGTCGGCACCAGATGCCCTTTACGACCCAGAGCGCTCTGTTGGGTGGAAATTTGCGGGTTGGGCTGGAGGACAGCCTCTATATAGGACCCGGCCAGAAGGCGACGTCGAGCGCACAGCAAGTCAGGAAAATCCGGCAAATCATTGAAAATCTCGGCCTCACCATCGCCACTCCAGACGAGGCGCGCATGCGTCTTGGCCTCAAGGGGGGCGATCAGGTTGCGTTCTAG
- a CDS encoding SDR family NAD(P)-dependent oxidoreductase, producing MMLKGKTALVTGGRGGIGRAICARFLREGATVYAADVSEAGSLGAHDADGTRFIHLDVTSENAAKAAMAQVADDEGKLDILVNAAGIEIEKTIEDTTLEEWNLSFAVNATGTFLTSKYALPLMRAAAKSGISASIINFGSYDGFIADPGLAAYCATKGAVHALTRAMACDHGPEGIRVNAICPGYIDTPMLQSFFTGDGSGAGGKSIDALQQAVRDVHPMRTYGTPEDIANLVNWLASDEARYASGQLWVLDGGLSAQVQQMRL from the coding sequence ATGATGTTGAAAGGCAAGACCGCCCTCGTGACCGGCGGACGCGGCGGTATCGGTCGCGCCATCTGCGCACGTTTCCTGCGTGAGGGTGCCACTGTTTACGCAGCCGACGTCAGTGAGGCAGGGTCGCTCGGCGCACATGACGCTGATGGGACCCGGTTCATTCACCTTGATGTAACATCCGAGAACGCAGCAAAGGCAGCGATGGCACAGGTTGCCGACGATGAGGGAAAGCTGGATATTCTGGTCAATGCGGCGGGTATTGAGATTGAAAAGACCATCGAGGATACCACCCTTGAAGAATGGAACCTCAGCTTCGCCGTCAATGCGACAGGCACCTTCCTGACCAGCAAATACGCCTTGCCTCTGATGCGCGCGGCCGCGAAATCGGGCATCAGCGCCAGCATCATCAATTTCGGCTCCTACGACGGATTTATCGCCGATCCTGGCCTTGCCGCCTATTGCGCGACCAAGGGCGCGGTTCATGCCCTGACCCGCGCAATGGCCTGCGATCACGGCCCCGAAGGGATTCGGGTCAACGCAATCTGCCCCGGCTACATCGACACACCGATGTTGCAGAGCTTCTTTACCGGTGACGGATCGGGGGCCGGTGGCAAATCGATCGACGCGCTACAGCAGGCGGTGCGCGATGTGCACCCCATGCGCACCTATGGCACGCCAGAAGACATCGCCAATCTGGTTAACTGGCTGGCCTCAGATGAGGCCCGCTATGCCTCCGGTCAGCTCTGGGTGCTGGATGGAGGGTTGAGCGCGCAGGTTCAACAGATGCGCCTGTGA